The sequence CGATGATCCAAGTAGCCACGCATACAGGGGGATGACGCCGAGAAACCGACTGATGTTTGGAAAGGGCGGGTTTGCCTACGTTTACTTCACCTACGGAATGCATCACTGTTTCAACGTGGTAACTGAGAGACAAAATGTTCCCGGCGCGGTTTTGATTAGAGCTTTAGAACCACTAAGTGGAATAGAAACCATGCGGAAGAGCAGAGGAAACAAAAACGTGTTCAATCTGACAAACGGTCCAGCTAAGCTGACGGAAGCCATGAACATAACAAAAAAGCAGAACGGCTTAGACCTAACGAGAAGCAAAGAACTGTTCATGTCTGAACCAGAGGTGAAGGAGAATTTTGAGGTTGTGTCTACGAAAAGAATTGGGATAAAGGTCGGCGTGGACAAACCATGGAGATTTTGCATAAAGGACAACAAGTTTGCTTCAAGAAGATGAAATCTTGGCAGGGATGTTTAAATGGTGAAAAAAGAGAAAGTGGAAAAGCTGGTCAAAGACTGGTTTGCCAAAACCGCTGACTACGAGTGGAAACGACTGAAGCAAGATGCGTATCACCAGTTGGAGTTCATTGTCACAAATCATTTCCTCAAGAAGTACCTTCCAAAGAAAGGGCTCGTACTGGATGCGGGCGGTGGACCCGGAAGATATACAATTGAACTGGCAAAGAAAGGATACAACATTGTCCTTC comes from Candidatus Bathyarchaeota archaeon and encodes:
- a CDS encoding DNA-3-methyladenine glycosylase, which translates into the protein MKPLPRRFYTRETLAVAEELLGKQLVRHTNNTRLVGKIVEVEAYRGGDDPSSHAYRGMTPRNRLMFGKGGFAYVYFTYGMHHCFNVVTERQNVPGAVLIRALEPLSGIETMRKSRGNKNVFNLTNGPAKLTEAMNITKKQNGLDLTRSKELFMSEPEVKENFEVVSTKRIGIKVGVDKPWRFCIKDNKFASRR